One window of Nymphaea colorata isolate Beijing-Zhang1983 chromosome 1, ASM883128v2, whole genome shotgun sequence genomic DNA carries:
- the LOC116262498 gene encoding transcription factor MTB1-like: MESAGKFWSGEDKAMLEAVLGGDACEYLMTGNSSSEGLFTAVGDCALQSKLCELVEGSAMSNWTYAIFWQVSRSKSGELVLGWGDGHCREPKEGEVVAAELRHSGENREQKMRKRVLQKLHTFFGGSDEDNIAVTLDTVSNTEMFYLTSMYYSFPRGIGAPGKSFASGKPVWIVNPDNSVDQYYSRSHLAKLAGFRTLVCFPTETGVLELGSVNLILEDQNVLQAIDSTFSVSGPLRSQSSLKLHERPDEFPKIFGHDLRPGKAGSHLTTKPFAAKLEDATAPSLRSLHEQKEVAAPLVSSKKELATLSWSSEAGVDAYKSQIQLKHGNNNVLIANSEPAAGLKYGNYTNGSGVEESRLKLFPPQRQIDFSGTSRAGLAVPANSRTPINEIEIPDMDSSSKDDRLPQPDERRPRKRGRKPANGREEPLNHVEAERQRREKLNQRFYALRAVVPNISKMDKASLLGDAIAYITELQKKLREMEAEKEKRGTSTNVADAAVGIDSADESRKTSNTEIEVRTLHEDLIVQVSCPLDTHPIAKVMGVLRDMKIAVQESRVSTESDSVLHTFVIRPPSGGEQLMKEKLVAAFSS, translated from the coding sequence ATGGAGTCGGCGGGGAAGTTTTGGAGTGGAGAAGATAAGGCCATGTTGGAGGCGGTTCTGGGTGGCGACGCATGTGAGTATTTGATGACCGGAAATTCTTCATCAGAAGGGTTGTTTACCGCCGTTGGCGATTGCGCGTTGCAGTCCAAGCTTTGCGAACTGGTTGAAGGGTCGGCTATGTCAAACTGGACTTACGCCATCTTCTGGCAGGTCTCTAGATCCAAGTCCGGGGAACTTGTTTTGGGGTGGGGAGACGGGCACTGTAGGGAACCGAAGGAGGGTGAAGTGGTGGCTGCCGAACTTCGTCACTCTGGCGAAAACAGGGAGCAGAAAATGAGGAAGAGGGTGTTGCAGAAGCTTCATACATTTTTTGGTGGTTCCGATGAGGATAACATCGCCGTGACGTTGGATACCGTTTCGAACACGGAGATGTTTTACTTGACGTCCATGTACTATTCATTTCCTCGCGGCATTGGGGCACCTGGCAAGAGCTTCGCTTCCGGTAAACCTGTCTGGATTGTCAACCCAGACAACTCTGTTGATCAGTATTACTCGAGGTCGCACCTCGCCAAATTGGCGGGGTTTCGCACCTTGGTTTGCTTCCCCACTGAGACGGGAGTGCTAGAGCTTGGATCGGTTAATTTGATACTAGAGGATCAGAACGTTCTGCAGGCCATCGACTCCACATTTTCGGTATCCGGTCCTCTTAGGTCACAGTCTTCCTTAAAGTTGCATGAGCGGCCTGATGAattccccaaaatttttggccATGATCTCAGACCCGGTAAGGCTGGTTCTCACCTTACAACTAAGCCCTTCGCTGCCAAGCTAGAGGATGCAACTGCTCCTTCCTTGCGCTCCTTGCACGAGCAGAAAGAGGTGGCTGCACCCTTGGTGAGCTCAAAGAAGGAACTGGCGACCCTGAGTTGGAGCTCTGAAGCGGGGGTGGATGCTTATAAATCGCAGATCCAACTCAAGCATGGAAACAACAACGTGCTGATTGCAAACAGTGAGCCTGCTGCTGGCCTCAAGTATGGAAACTATACTAATGGTAGTGGCGTAGAGGAAAGCAGATTGAAATTGTTCCCTCCTCAGAGGCAGATAGACTTCTCGGGGACATCAAGAGCCGGTCTAGCAGTTCCTGCTAATTCCCGAACACCAATCAACGAAATAGAGATTCCTGACATGGATTCTTCATCTAAAGATGACCGGCTTCCCCAACCTGATGAGAGAAGACCAAGAAAAAGGGGACGAAAGCCAGCCAATGGAAGGGAGGAGCCTCTGAATCATGTGGAGGCAGAGAGGCAAAGGCGTGAGAAACTTAATCAACGTTTCTACGCATTGAGGGCAGTTGTTCCGAACATCTCGAAGATGGACAAGGCCTCCTTGCTGGGGGACGCCATTGCATACATTACGGAGCTTCAGAAGAAGCTCAGAGAGATGGAAGCGGAGAAGGAGAAGCGCGGCACTTCTACTAACGTTGCGGATGCAGCGGTAGGGATTGATAGTGCAGATGAGTCCCGAAAGACTTCCAATACAGAGATTGAAGTGCGGACATTGCATGAGGATCTGATTGTGCAGGTGAGCTGCCCACTTGATACCCACCCCATAGCCAAAGTGATGGGAGTCTTACGTGACATGAAGATCGCTGTTCAGGAGTCCAGAGTCTCCACAGAAAGTGACTCGGTTCTTCATACGTTTGTGATCAGGCCCCCAAGTGGGGGTGAGCAgctaatgaaagaaaaattggtCGCTGCGTTTTCAAGCTGA
- the LOC116246375 gene encoding uncharacterized protein LOC116246375: MPPSRCLRLAAEQASTSKRFCILWCQIGSDPFIDLFWVIQNGQTPLCQAKKGRGAPIVPLLLRGFRLWGRQRRGRRRMSEELSIDELASNLSTYKEQLHQVKKLLEDDPENFEYRDMEKELQEVISLTEELLSTAKKSELTGLATSIDADASPDLHEVNETSSFERASGIFSGSYERLPVGSKVQAVWSEDGEWYDATIDAVTANGYSVFYDGWGNKEEVDPDNIRPRQEGNVDALVEAEREAEATKQAIKRKIAQAAGTDVFSRTLPAKLRIEPNDPEDVKAAKRKKIHAFKSKVRLEQLEVTQNKRQNAWQQFQMSKGQTKKVGFFSGRKRESIFKSPDDPKGKVGVTGSGKGLTEFQKREKHLHLKGAIADTEE; this comes from the exons ATGCCCCCAAGTAGATGTTTGCGCTTGGCCGCAGAGCAGGCGTCCACTTCTAAACGCTTCTGCATTCTCTGGTGTCAGATCGGATCCGATCCATTTATTGACTTGTTTTGGGTCATCCAAAATGGACAGACACCTTTGTGTCAAGCGAAGAAGGGCCGGGGAGCCCCAATAGTTCCTCTTCTGCTTCGAGGGTTTCGACTTTGGGGAAgacagagaagaggaagaagaagaatgagtgAAGAGCTGAGCATCGACGAGCTTGCCTCGAATCTCTCCACCTACAAGGAACAACTCCACCag GTGAAAAAGCTCTTAGAAGATGATCCGGAAAATTTCGAGTACAGAGACATGGAGAAAGAACTCCAAGAG GTCATTTCTTTGACCGAAGAATTGCTGTCAACAGCCAAAAAGTCAGAGTTGACAGGGTTGGCCACTAGTATAGATGCAGATGCTAGTCCTGACCTCCACGAGGTGAATGAGACATCTTCATTTGAAAGG GCATCAGGCATTTTTTCTGGGTCATATGAGCGACTTCCTGTTGGCTCAAAAGTTCAAGCTGTGTGGAGTGAAGATGGAGAATG GTATGATGCTACGATTGATGCTGTTACGGCAAATGGATATTCTGTATTCTATGATGGTTGGGGGAACAAAGAAGAG GTTGATCCGGACAATATAAGGCctagacaagaaggaaatgttGATGCTTTGGTGGAAGCTGAAAGAGAAGCTGAAGCCACCAAACAGGCCATAAAAAGAAAGATTGCTCAAGCAGCTGGCACAGATGTCTTTTCCCGAACTTTACCTGCCAAGCTTCGCATTGAGCCTAATGACCCTGAAGATGTG aaaGCTGCTAAGAGAAAGAAGATACACGCCTTCAAGTCAAAGGTTCGCCTCGAGCAGCTTGAGGTAACCCAAAACAAGAGACAAAATGCCTGGCAGCAGTTCCAAATGAGCAAAGGTCAAACCAAGAAG GTTGGTTTTTTCTCTGGCcgcaagagagagagtatttttaAATCTCCAGACGACCCCAAAGGTAAAGTTGGTGTTACTGGAAGTGGCAAAGGATTGACGGAGTTCCAGAAGAGGGAAAAACACTTACATCTAAAGGGGGCAATAGCCGATACTGAAGAATAG